The Granulicella sibirica genome has a segment encoding these proteins:
- a CDS encoding TetR/AcrR family transcriptional regulator, whose protein sequence is MGLREKKAQRSRARIVAEAMALFKKDGYEPTTMEAVAEAAEISPSTLYRYFPTKDSIVLSSFMGNTAKFAEVFALRVKDLPVERALGEAIFAVLAVEDEDPERALLVRSILGQSPVARARLWDYMGEQQLQLRTQLSECLGKKEDDPAVNLTARIALEVLLAAADIWRAQKGSVSSRETAENLMRLLRSGGVVYPDAG, encoded by the coding sequence ATGGGGTTGCGAGAGAAAAAGGCTCAACGGAGCAGGGCGCGCATTGTCGCGGAAGCTATGGCCTTGTTCAAGAAGGACGGCTATGAGCCGACGACGATGGAGGCTGTCGCGGAGGCTGCGGAGATTAGCCCGTCCACGCTGTATCGCTACTTTCCTACAAAGGATTCGATCGTTCTCTCGAGCTTTATGGGGAATACGGCGAAGTTTGCCGAAGTATTCGCGCTTCGGGTGAAGGATCTTCCGGTGGAGAGAGCGCTGGGGGAGGCGATCTTCGCGGTGCTCGCGGTGGAGGATGAGGATCCGGAACGAGCCCTGCTGGTCCGGTCGATTCTTGGGCAGTCGCCGGTGGCGCGGGCGCGGCTCTGGGACTATATGGGCGAGCAGCAGCTTCAATTGAGGACTCAACTTTCTGAGTGCCTGGGGAAGAAGGAGGACGATCCGGCGGTCAACTTGACAGCGCGGATCGCGCTTGAAGTGCTGCTTGCGGCGGCTGATATCTGGAGGGCGCAGAAGGGGAGCGTTTCTTCACGGGAGACGGCGGAGAACCTGATGCGGCTGCTCAGAAGTGGCGGGGTGGTGTATCCCGACGCTGGCTAG
- a CDS encoding aldo/keto reductase family oxidoreductase, whose product MTKQTDLGGTFTFIGTSLNVHRMGYGAMQIAGPHVFGPPRDLPAALAVLREVIDSGVNHIDTSDFYGPHVTNQTIKQALHPYTDDLVIVTKLGARRGSDASWIPALSTEELTAGAHDNLRNLGLDTLQVVNLRVGGLEGPADFSIEAPLTVLAGLKQQGLIQHIGLSNVSPKQLAEAQKITEIVCIQNLYNVAHRDDDAFIDDLAKQGIAYVPFFPLGGFTPLQSSTLNDVAASLNATPMQVALAWLLHRSPNILLIPGTSSVGHLRENLAAATLQLSPEVLTTLDSIGAAVDK is encoded by the coding sequence ATGACGAAGCAGACAGATCTCGGCGGCACCTTCACCTTTATTGGCACCTCCCTGAACGTCCACCGCATGGGCTATGGAGCCATGCAGATCGCGGGCCCGCACGTCTTCGGCCCACCGCGGGACCTGCCCGCCGCCCTCGCCGTTCTTCGCGAGGTCATCGACTCCGGCGTAAACCACATCGACACCAGCGACTTCTACGGCCCTCACGTCACCAACCAGACCATCAAGCAGGCTCTCCACCCCTACACCGATGACCTAGTCATCGTCACCAAGCTCGGCGCGCGCCGCGGCTCCGACGCCTCATGGATCCCAGCGCTCTCCACCGAGGAACTCACCGCCGGAGCCCACGACAACCTCCGCAACCTCGGCCTCGACACCCTCCAGGTCGTCAACCTCCGCGTCGGCGGCCTCGAAGGCCCCGCCGATTTCTCCATTGAAGCCCCCCTCACCGTCCTCGCCGGACTCAAGCAGCAGGGCCTCATTCAACACATCGGCCTGAGCAATGTAAGCCCCAAACAGCTCGCCGAAGCCCAGAAGATCACGGAGATCGTCTGTATCCAGAACCTCTACAACGTCGCCCACCGAGACGACGATGCCTTCATCGACGACCTCGCCAAGCAAGGCATCGCATATGTCCCCTTCTTCCCTCTCGGCGGCTTCACTCCGCTCCAATCCTCAACCCTCAACGACGTAGCCGCGTCCCTCAACGCCACGCCCATGCAGGTAGCTCTCGCCTGGCTCCTTCACCGATCGCCCAACATCCTTCTCATCCCCGGAACGTCCTCGGTCGGCCACCTTCGCGAGAATCTAGCCGCCGCGACCCTGCAGCTTTCGCCGGAAGTCCTCACCACCCTCGACTCCATCGGGGCAGCCGTCGATAAGTAA
- a CDS encoding ABC transporter permease, with the protein MTTFLQDVRYAFRQLQKTPGFTITVLLTLALGIGANAAIFTLVNSVLLRNLPVADPKTLLRIGDRNDCCVGSLGPRDNGDYSYFSTDTYERLKKSLPEFEELAAMQAGFGYRPIIARRDGAEAQARSVMGEFVSGNYFRTFGLQPAAGRLLTDADAAKGAAATAVMSYDTWQREFSGNDGVVGSTFWVNTKAVTVVGVAPRGFYGDRMMTTPPEFYLPIQTMPMLANALYVDDPEENWLYIVGRVKPGTAVPMLQEKVNATLRQIYSEKKVFSGEAGKIALPKVHATLSAGGGGIQSFQDGYASQLHLLMAISGLVLLIACANIANLLLVRGMARRTEMSVRTALGAMRGRIVRQLLTESVVLAAMGGLIGLVVAYAGTRMLLLLAFPGAARVPIEASPSAAVIGFAFGVSLLTGVLFGVAPAWIAAQAKPADALRSSTRTTAAGASWLQRVLVVLQAALSLVLLVGAGLFSQSLNKLQGSDLKLDATNRYIVHINPQAAGYSTAQVEALYRTMEEHFHAVPGVVKVGISNYTPMEDNNWGNSMRVQGEPDLHDGASFVKANADYFDSVGTRVVMGRGIGVQDTLSAPPVTVVNEAFVKRFFKGKNPLGRRIGSPDNPGDYEVVGVVEDTVYQSVRWKDHTMYFVPIMQRGVSETGPIEKDTSLYAGTMVLETSRPMNDMEAIARRTLAGINPNLTVVLFQTFSAQIADQFTQERLVARLTTLFGGLALMLAALGLYGVTAYSVVRRTPEIGIRMALGAARSGVVGMILRAAAIQTGIGLAIGIPVALLSVRFVKAQLYEVTSADLRVMLGAILALGLAACVAGIVPARRAASVDPVQALRSE; encoded by the coding sequence ATGACGACGTTCCTGCAGGATGTACGCTACGCGTTTCGGCAGTTGCAGAAGACTCCGGGGTTTACGATCACGGTCCTGCTTACGCTGGCTCTCGGGATTGGTGCGAACGCGGCGATCTTCACGCTCGTGAACTCCGTGTTGCTGCGCAACCTGCCAGTGGCCGATCCGAAGACGCTTTTGCGGATCGGCGACCGCAATGATTGCTGTGTCGGAAGCCTGGGGCCGCGGGACAACGGCGATTACTCCTACTTCTCCACGGACACCTACGAGCGGCTGAAGAAGAGCCTGCCGGAGTTCGAGGAGCTGGCGGCGATGCAGGCGGGGTTTGGGTACCGTCCGATCATTGCGCGCAGGGATGGAGCGGAGGCGCAGGCGCGGTCGGTGATGGGCGAGTTCGTCTCCGGAAACTACTTTCGGACGTTTGGGCTGCAGCCTGCGGCGGGGAGGCTGTTGACCGATGCAGATGCCGCGAAGGGCGCGGCGGCAACCGCAGTGATGAGTTATGACACGTGGCAGCGCGAGTTTTCCGGGAATGATGGCGTGGTGGGGAGCACGTTCTGGGTGAACACGAAGGCGGTCACGGTGGTAGGGGTGGCTCCCCGGGGGTTCTATGGCGACCGGATGATGACGACGCCCCCGGAGTTCTACCTGCCGATCCAGACGATGCCGATGCTGGCGAATGCGCTGTACGTCGATGATCCGGAGGAGAACTGGCTCTACATCGTGGGGAGGGTGAAGCCGGGGACGGCGGTGCCGATGCTGCAGGAGAAAGTAAACGCGACGCTGCGGCAGATCTACTCCGAGAAGAAGGTATTTTCGGGGGAAGCGGGGAAGATCGCGTTGCCGAAGGTGCATGCAACACTCTCTGCGGGTGGGGGCGGCATCCAGTCCTTCCAGGATGGGTATGCCTCGCAGCTGCACCTGCTGATGGCGATCTCGGGTCTTGTGCTTTTGATCGCGTGCGCTAACATTGCCAACCTGCTCCTGGTGCGTGGGATGGCGAGGCGGACGGAGATGTCGGTGCGCACAGCGCTGGGCGCGATGCGCGGACGGATCGTGCGGCAGTTGCTGACGGAGAGTGTCGTGCTGGCGGCGATGGGTGGGCTGATCGGGCTGGTGGTGGCGTATGCGGGCACCCGGATGCTGCTTCTGCTGGCGTTCCCGGGTGCGGCACGGGTCCCGATCGAGGCGAGTCCATCGGCGGCGGTGATCGGCTTTGCGTTCGGGGTATCGTTACTGACCGGGGTGTTGTTTGGGGTCGCTCCGGCGTGGATCGCGGCGCAGGCCAAACCCGCCGATGCGTTGCGGAGCAGCACACGGACGACGGCGGCTGGCGCTTCGTGGCTGCAGCGAGTGCTTGTGGTGCTGCAGGCGGCGCTGTCTCTTGTGTTGCTGGTAGGAGCGGGGCTGTTCTCGCAGAGTCTGAACAAACTGCAGGGATCGGATCTGAAGCTGGATGCGACGAACCGCTACATCGTGCACATCAATCCACAGGCTGCGGGATACTCGACTGCTCAGGTGGAGGCGCTGTACCGGACGATGGAAGAACACTTCCATGCGGTGCCGGGCGTGGTGAAGGTGGGGATCTCGAACTACACGCCGATGGAGGACAACAACTGGGGCAACAGCATGCGCGTGCAGGGCGAGCCGGATTTGCATGACGGGGCATCGTTCGTGAAGGCGAATGCGGATTACTTCGATTCCGTCGGGACGCGCGTGGTGATGGGACGCGGAATCGGGGTGCAGGATACTTTGTCGGCCCCGCCGGTGACCGTGGTGAACGAGGCGTTCGTGAAGAGGTTCTTCAAAGGGAAGAATCCGCTTGGGCGGCGCATCGGGTCGCCTGACAATCCGGGGGATTACGAGGTGGTGGGTGTTGTCGAAGACACGGTCTACCAGAGCGTGCGATGGAAGGACCATACGATGTACTTCGTGCCGATCATGCAGCGCGGGGTAAGCGAGACGGGACCGATCGAGAAGGATACGTCGCTGTACGCGGGGACGATGGTGCTCGAGACGTCACGACCAATGAACGATATGGAGGCCATCGCGCGGAGGACGCTGGCGGGAATCAACCCCAACCTGACGGTGGTGCTGTTTCAGACGTTCAGTGCGCAGATTGCCGACCAGTTTACGCAGGAGCGGCTGGTGGCACGGCTAACGACCCTGTTTGGCGGGCTGGCGCTGATGCTCGCGGCACTTGGGCTATATGGCGTGACGGCTTATAGCGTGGTGCGACGGACACCGGAGATCGGGATACGGATGGCGTTGGGGGCGGCTCGGAGCGGCGTGGTGGGAATGATCCTGAGGGCGGCGGCGATCCAGACGGGGATCGGGCTGGCGATTGGGATTCCGGTGGCGTTGTTGTCCGTGCGGTTTGTGAAGGCGCAGCTTTACGAGGTGACGAGTGCGGACTTGCGGGTGATGCTTGGGGCGATCCTGGCGCTGGGGTTGGCGGCTTGCGTGGCGGGGATTGTTCCGGCGCGGAGAGCGGCTTCGGTTGATCCGGTGCAGGCTTTGCGGTCAGAGTAA
- a CDS encoding Uma2 family endonuclease codes for MATTTTLVSLEDYLRTSYHPDCDFVDDHIEERNLGEFDHGNLQAALTAWFFNNRKAWGIYAIVEQRIRVTPTRVRIADVCLIRRDAPREQVTQTPLACIEILSPEDRLPRAAKVMEDYARMGVENLWLLDPVKRIAYRFVEGTFQQADARLEIASSPIHIDLATLFASLD; via the coding sequence ATGGCTACCACCACGACCCTCGTCTCCCTTGAAGACTACCTCCGCACCAGCTATCACCCCGATTGCGACTTTGTAGACGACCACATCGAGGAGCGCAACTTGGGCGAATTCGATCACGGGAACCTGCAGGCCGCCCTCACGGCATGGTTCTTCAACAACAGGAAAGCGTGGGGCATTTACGCGATTGTCGAGCAACGCATCCGGGTCACCCCGACGCGTGTCCGCATAGCGGACGTCTGCCTCATCCGGCGCGACGCTCCCCGCGAACAAGTCACCCAAACTCCCCTTGCATGTATCGAGATTCTCTCCCCTGAAGACCGCCTTCCGCGCGCGGCCAAGGTCATGGAAGACTATGCGCGGATGGGCGTAGAGAATCTCTGGCTCCTCGATCCGGTAAAACGAATTGCATATCGCTTTGTAGAAGGCACCTTTCAACAGGCTGATGCGCGTCTGGAGATTGCATCCAGCCCCATCCACATCGATCTTGCCACCCTCTTCGCCTCACTCGACTAA
- the murA gene encoding UDP-N-acetylglucosamine 1-carboxyvinyltransferase: protein MDKFVVRGGNPLLGTIKVSGAKNSALPCMAAAILTEDEVILENIPQVQDIETERKLLTSMGAEVELGYGRAQHRTHIKCAILSDPVAKYEIVKTMRASSLVLGPLIARTGIARVAMPGGCAIGGRPIDLHIKGLEAMGAVVTYDHGYLEAKTDRLKGAHIVFDKITVTGTEDLLMAATLADGETIFENCAREPEVTDLAALLVAMGAKIEGAGTSTIKVQGVAKLHGARHRINPDRIEAGTFLVAGAITGGDLNVDCIEPKHLGSIISKLEQAGVKLDIGKDHIRVRSGGGPLKAIDISTEEYPGFPTDMQAQYMALATQCEGTTTVTENIFENRFMHVNELNRMGANITVQGRTATVRGKTELQSAAVMCSDLRASAALVLAALVADGESILDRVYHMDRGYEHIEEKLRGVGAQIRRMGDVFGKR from the coding sequence ATGGATAAGTTTGTTGTACGCGGCGGCAACCCCCTCTTAGGCACCATCAAAGTCTCCGGAGCCAAGAACTCCGCTCTCCCCTGCATGGCCGCCGCCATCCTCACCGAGGACGAGGTCATCCTCGAGAACATCCCTCAGGTCCAGGACATCGAGACCGAGCGAAAGCTCCTCACCAGCATGGGAGCCGAGGTCGAACTCGGCTATGGCCGCGCCCAGCACCGCACCCACATCAAGTGCGCCATCCTCTCTGACCCCGTCGCCAAGTACGAGATCGTGAAGACGATGCGCGCTAGTTCGCTCGTCCTCGGCCCCCTCATCGCCCGCACCGGCATTGCACGCGTCGCCATGCCCGGAGGATGCGCCATCGGTGGCCGCCCGATCGACCTTCACATCAAGGGCCTCGAAGCCATGGGAGCCGTCGTCACCTATGACCACGGATACCTCGAAGCTAAGACCGACCGCCTCAAGGGCGCGCACATCGTCTTCGACAAGATCACCGTCACTGGCACCGAAGACCTCCTCATGGCCGCGACCCTCGCCGACGGAGAAACCATCTTCGAGAACTGCGCCCGCGAGCCTGAGGTCACCGACCTCGCCGCCCTCCTCGTCGCCATGGGAGCGAAGATCGAAGGCGCCGGAACCTCCACGATCAAGGTCCAGGGCGTCGCGAAGCTCCACGGAGCCCGTCACCGCATCAACCCTGATCGCATCGAAGCCGGAACCTTCCTCGTCGCCGGAGCGATCACGGGCGGCGACCTCAACGTTGACTGCATCGAGCCCAAACATCTTGGCTCCATCATCTCCAAACTCGAGCAGGCTGGCGTCAAGCTCGACATCGGCAAAGACCACATCCGGGTCCGATCGGGCGGCGGCCCGCTCAAGGCCATCGACATTTCGACCGAAGAGTACCCCGGCTTCCCCACCGATATGCAGGCCCAGTACATGGCCCTCGCCACGCAGTGCGAAGGCACCACGACGGTCACCGAAAACATCTTCGAGAACCGCTTCATGCACGTCAACGAGCTCAACCGCATGGGCGCAAACATCACGGTCCAGGGCCGCACCGCAACCGTCCGCGGCAAGACCGAACTCCAGTCCGCCGCCGTCATGTGCTCGGATCTCCGCGCCTCGGCCGCCCTTGTGCTCGCGGCCCTCGTGGCCGATGGAGAAAGCATCCTCGACCGTGTCTACCACATGGATCGCGGCTACGAGCACATCGAAGAGAAGCTCCGGGGTGTGGGAGCCCAGATCCGCCGCATGGGCGATGTGTTCGGAAAGCGCTAG
- the murQ gene encoding N-acetylmuramic acid 6-phosphate etherase, translating to MATMTMLEQVPSEKPGARTVKDITTITTETSNSASEGFDTKSAVEIARIINHEDAKIAAAVKKALPEIAMAIDTVARSLRDGGRLIYVGAGSSGRIASLDASECPPTYSTSPSQVQYIMAGGPKALASASDVNEDSPEIGQRDIARRRPTRKDIVIGVSASGRTPYVIGAVEYARARGAKTAAIVCNYNTPISDVAEFTIVAEVGPEVISGSTRMKAGTAQKMILNMITTGAMTRLGYVYDNLMVNVHMKNAKLVERGIRVLMTLCGVDRDTAIRTIKSAGKSIPIAVVMLKANVDKMEAVRRLTKSDGNVRLAIDDSRLEL from the coding sequence ATGGCAACTATGACGATGCTCGAGCAGGTCCCTTCGGAGAAGCCGGGTGCACGCACAGTGAAAGACATCACCACGATCACCACGGAAACGTCGAACTCCGCTTCCGAAGGTTTCGACACAAAATCCGCAGTGGAAATCGCTCGGATCATCAATCACGAAGACGCCAAGATTGCAGCCGCCGTCAAAAAAGCGCTGCCCGAGATCGCCATGGCGATCGACACCGTGGCCCGGTCTCTCCGGGACGGTGGCCGTCTCATTTATGTCGGAGCAGGCTCCAGCGGACGCATCGCCTCCCTCGACGCGTCTGAGTGCCCTCCCACCTACTCCACCTCCCCGTCTCAAGTGCAATACATCATGGCTGGCGGCCCCAAGGCCCTCGCCTCCGCCTCCGACGTCAACGAAGACTCTCCCGAGATCGGCCAGCGCGACATCGCTCGCCGCCGCCCCACCCGCAAGGATATCGTCATCGGCGTCTCTGCCAGCGGACGCACCCCTTATGTGATCGGCGCCGTCGAGTACGCCCGCGCCCGCGGAGCCAAGACCGCCGCGATCGTCTGCAACTACAACACACCTATCTCCGACGTTGCTGAGTTCACCATCGTCGCCGAAGTCGGCCCCGAGGTCATCTCCGGTTCCACCCGCATGAAGGCCGGCACCGCCCAGAAGATGATCCTCAACATGATCACCACCGGCGCGATGACCCGTCTCGGCTACGTCTACGACAACCTCATGGTCAACGTCCACATGAAGAACGCCAAGCTCGTCGAGCGCGGCATTCGTGTCCTGATGACCCTCTGCGGCGTAGACCGTGATACCGCCATCCGCACCATCAAGTCCGCTGGCAAGTCGATCCCGATCGCAGTCGTCATGCTGAAGGCTAATGTCGACAAGATGGAAGCCGTCCGCCGCCTCACCAAATCCGACGGCAACGTTCGCCTTGCCATCGACGACTCCCGCCTCGAACTCTGA
- a CDS encoding serine hydrolase, with protein MVLLSALLILTHTGEAQVKALADQELRGTLTAVAETHHGKVALFASQLNTGKTVAIDADVPVQTASVIKLTILFEAMEEIRAGKAKWDEKITMPAGYAVGGSGILTFFDAPMSLTLKDVLTMMIIVSDNTATDLAIDRFGVDAVNARITWIGLKDTHLYKRIGKPAIGPMPEDQPKFGLGKTTAREMARVMERIGRCQLAGPGEAALPGDAAICEVAMNMLRNQFYRETIPRYLETLDATEKGSGIASKTGSLDAVRADVAIVAGKTGPIVISIFTYGNTDHSWTVDNEGEVTIAKLAKLIVTAWTPSGIDGRTLVPGLGLGSEGVVNGVRAASN; from the coding sequence ATGGTACTGCTATCTGCTTTGCTAATACTGACGCACACGGGTGAAGCGCAGGTAAAGGCTCTCGCCGACCAGGAGTTACGGGGCACACTGACAGCGGTGGCTGAGACGCATCACGGGAAGGTCGCGCTTTTCGCGAGTCAACTGAATACCGGTAAGACGGTCGCAATCGATGCGGACGTTCCGGTGCAGACTGCGTCGGTGATCAAGTTGACGATCCTGTTCGAAGCGATGGAAGAGATCCGGGCCGGGAAGGCGAAGTGGGACGAGAAGATCACGATGCCAGCTGGATATGCGGTGGGTGGGTCGGGGATTCTCACGTTCTTCGATGCGCCCATGTCTCTGACATTGAAGGATGTGCTGACGATGATGATTATCGTGAGCGACAATACCGCGACGGACCTGGCGATCGATCGGTTCGGGGTTGACGCGGTGAACGCGCGGATCACGTGGATTGGTTTGAAGGACACGCATTTGTATAAGCGGATCGGGAAGCCGGCAATCGGGCCCATGCCGGAGGACCAGCCGAAGTTCGGGCTGGGCAAGACGACGGCGCGAGAGATGGCTCGCGTGATGGAGCGGATTGGACGCTGCCAGCTTGCGGGACCGGGCGAGGCTGCGCTGCCGGGGGATGCGGCGATCTGCGAGGTGGCGATGAATATGTTGCGCAACCAGTTTTATCGCGAGACGATTCCGCGGTACCTCGAGACGCTGGACGCGACCGAGAAGGGATCTGGGATAGCGAGCAAGACGGGTAGCCTGGATGCGGTGAGGGCGGATGTGGCTATCGTCGCCGGCAAGACGGGGCCTATCGTGATTTCGATCTTTACGTACGGGAATACTGACCATAGCTGGACGGTAGATAATGAAGGGGAAGTCACGATTGCCAAGTTGGCGAAATTGATAGTCACCGCATGGACGCCCTCGGGAATCGATGGGCGTACTCTTGTTCCTGGGCTTGGCCTGGGTTCTGAGGGTGTAGTCAACGGCGTCCGCGCAGCGTCTAATTGA
- the lepB gene encoding signal peptidase I, with amino-acid sequence MTDGPDVLNSEETEAPALPSGPLGPTAGKSSVHSWLRDLAVSIIVSTFIIIFLYQPVRVEGTSMLPVLEDQDRLFINKMAYRVGEIHHGDVVVFLYPHDHTKSYIKRVIALPGEEVRIDHGRVFVNGKPVKEKYVPPMYADDRSQPEMQVPDHEYFVMGDHRSISSDSRDFGPVDRELIYGKAAFVYWPMDQLGVVR; translated from the coding sequence GTGACAGATGGACCTGACGTTTTGAATTCGGAGGAGACCGAGGCTCCTGCGCTTCCGAGTGGGCCTTTGGGGCCCACAGCCGGAAAGAGCAGCGTGCACTCGTGGCTGCGGGACCTGGCGGTCTCGATCATCGTCTCGACATTCATCATTATCTTTCTGTATCAGCCGGTTAGGGTTGAGGGGACAAGCATGCTGCCTGTGCTCGAGGACCAGGACCGTTTGTTCATCAACAAGATGGCTTACCGGGTGGGTGAGATCCATCATGGCGATGTCGTGGTTTTTTTGTATCCGCATGACCATACGAAGAGCTATATCAAGCGTGTGATCGCGCTTCCCGGAGAAGAGGTGCGGATTGACCATGGACGGGTGTTCGTGAACGGCAAGCCGGTCAAAGAGAAGTATGTTCCGCCGATGTATGCGGATGATCGCTCGCAGCCGGAGATGCAGGTTCCGGATCATGAGTACTTCGTGATGGGAGATCACCGGTCGATCTCGAGCGACAGCCGAGATTTTGGGCCGGTGGACCGGGAGTTGATCTACGGTAAGGCTGCGTTCGTATACTGGCCGATGGATCAGCTTGGGGTTGTGCGGTAG
- the tpiA gene encoding triose-phosphate isomerase yields the protein MRKPLIAANWKMYKTPDESLAFLREFLPLVKDHTRDDIAIFPTMSSLAYVIGACKDHHVDVGAQTMHWLNEGPYTGQTSPTMLASIGCDHILLGHSERRIYANETDDMVNWKLKAALAHGLVPIVCVGESLEKRQSGLTEAVLRWQISCALNGIKASIPCSITIAYEPVWAIGTGSSATPAQVGEAHQIIRREVAARLGQECADDTRVIYGGSVKPDNIATFMAEEEIDGALVGGASLDPHSFADIVRYKEL from the coding sequence ATGCGCAAGCCACTCATCGCCGCCAACTGGAAGATGTACAAAACGCCCGACGAATCCCTCGCCTTCCTCCGCGAGTTCCTCCCCCTGGTAAAGGACCACACCCGCGACGACATCGCCATCTTTCCGACCATGTCGTCCCTCGCCTACGTTATCGGGGCCTGCAAGGACCACCATGTCGACGTCGGCGCGCAGACCATGCACTGGCTCAATGAGGGTCCCTACACGGGCCAGACCTCACCCACGATGCTCGCCTCCATTGGTTGCGATCACATCCTCCTGGGCCACTCCGAGCGCCGCATCTACGCGAACGAGACCGACGACATGGTCAACTGGAAGCTCAAAGCCGCCCTGGCCCACGGTCTCGTCCCCATCGTCTGCGTCGGCGAGTCCCTCGAAAAGCGCCAGTCCGGGCTAACGGAAGCTGTCCTCCGGTGGCAGATCAGTTGCGCCCTCAACGGCATTAAAGCATCGATCCCCTGCTCCATCACTATCGCGTATGAACCGGTATGGGCCATTGGAACCGGAAGCAGCGCCACCCCCGCACAGGTCGGCGAAGCCCACCAGATCATCCGCCGCGAAGTAGCCGCCCGCCTAGGCCAGGAGTGCGCCGATGATACCCGTGTCATCTATGGCGGATCCGTCAAACCGGACAACATCGCCACCTTCATGGCCGAAGAAGAGATCGACGGTGCTCTTGTAGGCGGAGCCAGCCTCGACCCCCACTCCTTCGCGGACATCGTCCGTTACAAAGAGCTATAG
- a CDS encoding phosphoglycerate kinase yields MSKLLLRDLDLAHKRVLIRVDFNVPLKDGLILDDTRIVETIPTIEYCLRHKAKVILASHLGRPKGKPVESMSLRHLVDHLRTLLDHVLDQGENVAFSPDCVGEVAREMSNQLESGQTLLLENLRFHPEEEANDAEFAEELANLCDIFINDAFGTAHRAHASTEGITHFVKESAAGFLLEKEMNFLGKVLAEPDKPFVAIIGGSKVSDKIEIINALLDKADTILIGGAMAYTFLNARGQATGKSLAEPDKQDVAKAALAKAEKRGVKFLLPIDHILADKFSVDATTHTFSGTGPFPADLMALDIGPDTVELFATEIARAQTVLWNGPMGVFELAPFAAGTNAIAEAVANNTDATTIVGGGDSVSAIHKSGLAGRITHISTGGGASLEFLEGKTLPGIAALTEK; encoded by the coding sequence ATGTCCAAGCTTCTCCTCCGCGACCTCGACCTCGCCCACAAGCGAGTTCTGATCCGCGTCGATTTCAACGTTCCCCTCAAGGACGGCCTTATCCTCGATGACACCCGCATCGTCGAAACCATTCCCACCATCGAGTACTGCCTCCGTCACAAGGCCAAGGTCATCCTCGCCTCGCATCTCGGGCGTCCCAAGGGCAAGCCCGTCGAGTCAATGAGCCTGCGCCACCTCGTCGACCATCTCCGCACCCTGCTCGATCACGTCCTCGACCAGGGCGAGAACGTAGCCTTCTCGCCCGATTGCGTCGGCGAAGTTGCCCGCGAAATGTCCAACCAGCTCGAGTCCGGCCAGACGCTCCTCCTCGAGAACCTGCGCTTCCACCCCGAGGAAGAAGCAAATGACGCAGAGTTCGCCGAAGAGCTCGCAAACCTCTGCGATATCTTCATCAACGACGCCTTCGGCACCGCGCATCGCGCCCACGCCTCCACTGAGGGCATCACCCACTTTGTGAAGGAGTCCGCCGCCGGCTTCCTGCTTGAGAAGGAAATGAACTTCCTCGGCAAGGTCCTGGCCGAGCCCGACAAGCCTTTCGTCGCCATCATTGGTGGCTCCAAGGTCTCAGACAAGATCGAGATCATCAACGCCCTCCTCGACAAGGCCGATACCATCCTCATCGGCGGAGCCATGGCCTACACCTTCCTCAACGCTCGAGGCCAGGCTACTGGAAAATCTCTTGCTGAACCCGACAAGCAGGACGTGGCCAAAGCCGCCCTCGCGAAGGCCGAAAAACGCGGCGTGAAGTTCTTACTCCCCATCGACCACATCCTGGCCGACAAGTTCTCTGTCGATGCCACGACCCACACCTTCTCCGGCACCGGCCCATTCCCCGCCGACCTCATGGCCCTCGACATCGGCCCGGACACAGTGGAGCTCTTCGCCACTGAGATCGCCCGCGCCCAGACCGTCCTCTGGAACGGCCCCATGGGCGTCTTCGAACTCGCACCGTTCGCCGCCGGAACCAACGCCATCGCCGAGGCCGTTGCGAACAACACCGACGCGACCACCATCGTTGGCGGTGGAGACAGCGTCTCTGCCATCCACAAGTCCGGCCTCGCCGGCAGGATCACGCACATCTCCACCGGCGGAGGAGCCTCGCTCGAATTTCTCGAGGGCAAGACCCTCCCTGGTATCGCCGCCCTCACCGAGAAGTAA